In Tribolium castaneum strain GA2 chromosome 4, icTriCast1.1, whole genome shotgun sequence, one DNA window encodes the following:
- the Crag gene encoding DENN domain-containing protein Crag isoform X2: MDEKRVADYFVVAGLPDDPEPLDETTLSEGGNLKASHGQAPITDISVIFPGLGEKPPPGWCVVMKTPSGLVADLNHGSLRTNECHLCYKRGRDKPPLVDIGVMYDGKEWLMPDAEVVKESVGKHIANVNNSTSQTFITYRRGHPTMPCNALVVTDVCVVIASKGESPPHAFCCINKNLNKGIVGSDVFLCYKKSMNRAKLLTYKPSVLSRYPMSDLPNFPFPNSVPLFCLPMGATLELWPKEATRPKPVFSTFVLTVSDAKYKVYGSAVTFYEKFPLQDLSDEQRELLGYTENSDFVLNMNKSICLLSHWPFSDAFETWLLFLHNMVAGGDPQAIPVERYIVQLLDEVPFPSPRTLLELSDQNDKQTNKVIMTQPEDLPLPRSAAGFRHLLLNLGPENCLQVLLLALTEQKILIHSLRPDTLTAVAEAVSSFLFPFKWQCPYIPLCPLGLVEVLHAPLPFLIGVDSRFFDLYDPPPDVSCIDLDTNIITVAESQRQLLNIKLLPKKPAKSLKSALDYLYYQIRNNSSNVEGSSGDNIESEFRKKEKEQAQELEIQEAFLRFMALTLKGYRSYLLPITRAPTVGTTDPQALFQLTDFLKSRDKTHHRFFTLMMRTQMFIRFIEERSFVADGDQGLAFFDECSEKLSYEEGDIRLIEPDALHKSDRTIFVLPPEPNSDNPHVYTNFTLDPGLLSGKKRNHLPSLYQAVIPGSPMARRTKHEIKSAQKLARKCQSSPDLWARLLCGTCHTLYFMVLPSMLSLNAGKEKAILQQAYELLVRATQQRLACDEVCYRLMMQLCGEHSRPLLAVKLLVIMKKFGIQPNALTYGLYNRCVLEAEWPAYSGSSQLLWNKLRNVVMGAAHFRWAAKQKARKLSASTEGGSSLLEPGDRTASRSSLDSHEAVQTENSLLNKFRKAAANIVKGSLNGSAQSVKDVVEEEVVESQPEEPETKLNNHFTPPGSPSECRILSRSESAGDANIIDKLQQNKKNCSRTLDFNGEEESGKQSPGKVSPRTLVTQNDPLGAFDQAPPPKTSITPPPEPVQSNQNLLLTDDPVLFKSTVHRSATFEGSPPAQSKIHRSETVPAATVASSLASLGSSFKLGFSRYSPSRLSLRKADLKVPQQLFENAINNLSPSSLTGKKPNELIQGGISSIKSAANTMVKKLDEIKEAMSTSAHNTPVKTAQTDRLAAGDADIAECESNDGSDGGERHRRVSAELGSYRGSYTNLKDSDEPLPESLFPPPSEEKQDCELEITMNSCSQCHNCLSLLYDEDIMANWFAEDSNLNTNCQSCGKPTVPLLTTMITGKNIPPCDAFSVPYLNPLVLRKELENILTQEGDLSLADAKFVDEHPIIYWNLVWAFERINVQTHLPNLYLKTRTEETSEKKDKSENSSEEVGVMQPVEEGTDPLTQELAALEQLAAQVCVRCLWDDPRLYSERPPMYTFWRLRDASQINKNIVTKSFMQKVIVSIRLNDLAEPLKNLASERESHGPHQGKNRISIYRDILFLACKALGRSHIDLNAFDKQYSAAYYRATERNNRQFEPQDKPLSTIALYCRQYFRPLSLP; the protein is encoded by the exons ATGGACGAGAAGCGAGTTGCCGATTATTTTGTGGTGGCGGGACTGCCTGACGACCCTGAGCCCTTGGACGAGACAACTCTGTCCGAAGGGGGCAACCTCAAGGCGAGCCATGGCCAGGCCCCCATTACCGACATTAGCGTCATTTTCCCCGGTTTGGGCGAAAAGCCACCCCCGGGGTGGTGCGTCGTTATGAAGACACCATCAGGGCTTGTGGCTGATCTCAATCATGGTAGTTTAAGGACGAATGAGTGCCACTTGTGTTACAAGAGGGGTCGCGACAAGCCCCCTTTAGTCGACATTG GTGTGATGTATGACGGCAAAGAATGGCTCATGCCGGACGCTGAGGTCGTCAAAGAAAGCGTTGGCAAACACATAGCCAACGTGAACAATTCGACGTCCCAAACGTTCATCACGTACAGAAGGGGACACCCGACCATGCCTTGCAATGCTCTTGTGGTGACTGATGTTTGTGTTGTGATTGCTAGTAAAGGTGAATCTCCACCGCACGCGTTTTGTTGCATcaacaaaaacttaaataaggGAATCGTGGGCAGCGACGTGTTcctttgttacaaaaaatcgaTGAACAGAGCCAAGCTGTTGACTTACAAACCTTCCGTCTTGTCCAG GTACCCCATGTCCGACCTCCCAAACTTTCCGTTTCCAAATTCCgtgcctttattttgtctcCCAATGGGTGCAACGTTGGAACTGTGGCCAAAAGAAGCGACCCGACCAAAGCCAGTATTTAGCACTTTCGTTCTAACAGTATCTGATGCAAAATACAAAGTTTACGGCTCTGCTGTGACATTTTACGAGAAATTTCCACTTCAAGACCTCAGCGACGAGCAGAGGGAACTTTTAGGCTACACCGAAAATTccgattttgttttaaatatgaaCAAAAGTATCTGTCTTTTGTCGCACTGGCCGTTTAGCGATGCTTTTGAGACGTGGCTTTTGTTTTTACAC AACATGGTGGCTGGTGGGGACCCCCAAGCGATCCCTGTGGAGCGCTACATCGTCCAGTTGTTGGACGAAGTCCCGTTTCCATCACCGCGAACTCTACTCGAACTTTCAGATCAAAATGACAAGCAGACAAATAAAGTGATAATGACGCAACCGGAAGATTTGCCTTTGCCACGAAGTGCGGCCGGTTTCAGACACCTCTTGCTTAATCTAGGTCCGGAGAATTGCCTCCAAGTCCTACTTTTAGCACTgactgaacaaaaaattctcataCACTCCCTCCGACCCGACACACTAACGGCAGTAGCTGAGGCCGTCTCGTCCTTTCTTTTCCCCTTCAAGTGGCAGTGCCCTTACATCCCGCTCTGTCCGCTAG GGTTGGTTGAGGTGCTTCACGCCCCTTTGCCGTTTCTGATCGGGGTCGATTCGCGTTTTTTCGACTTGTATGACCCACCACCGGACGTGAGCTGTATCGATTTAGACACGAATATTATAACAGTAGCGGAGTCGCAAAGACAACTtttgaatattaaattattgccGAAGAAGCCGGCGAAAAGTTTGAAATCGGCCCTTGATTATCTCTACTACCAGATCAGGAATAACAGTTCAAATGTCGAGGGAAGTTCCGGTGATAACATCGAGAGCGAGTTTCGCAAAAAAGAGAAAGAACAAGCGCAAGAACTCGAGATTCAGGAGGCGTTTTTACGGTTCATGGCCTTGACGTTGAAGGGCTACCGCTCGTACCTTTTACCCATAACTCGGGCTCCGACTGTTGGCACCACAGACCCACAAGCTCTCTTCCAACTCACCGATTTTCTCAAAAGTCGCGACAAAACCCACCACCGATTTTTCACACTAATGATGCGAACGCAAATGTTTATTCGTTTCATCGAAGAGAGGAGTTTCGTGGCTGATGGCGATCAAGGACTCGCTTTTTTCGACGAATGCAGCGAGAAGTTGAGTTACGAAGAAGGCGACATTCGGTTAATCGAACCGGACGCGTTGCATAAAAGCGACCGGACGATTTTTGTGCTACCGCCCGAACCAAATTCCGATAACCCACACGTTTATACGAATTTTACGCTAGATCCCGGACTTTTATCCGGGAAAAAACGCAATCATTTACCGTCGCTTTACCAAGCGGTGATTCCCGGGTCGCCAATGGCTAGGAGAACCAAGCACGAGATCAAGTCGGCACAAAAACTTGCAAG GAAGTGCCAAAGTTCGCCGGATTTGTGGGCGAGACTGTTATGTGGCACTTGCCATACTTTGTATTTTATGGTTTTGCCAAGTATGTTGTCGCTGAATGCCGGCAAAGAGAAAGCCATACTTCAGCAAGCCTACGAATTGCTCGTCCGAGCTACTCAACAAAGACTAGCATGCGACGAGGTTTGTTATAGGCTGATGATGCAGCTGTGTGGCGAACACTCCAGACCGCTATTGGCTGTGAAGCTGCTAGTGATTATGAAGAAGTTTGGGATACAGCCAAACGCTCTGACTTATGG TTTGTATAACCGGTGCGTGTTGGAGGCCGAGTGGCCGGCGTACTCCGGTTCTAGTCAACTTCTTTGGAACAAGCTCCGCAATGTCGTAATGGGCGCGGCCCATTTTCGCTGGGCGGCGAAACAGAAAGCTCGTAAATTGTCGGCTTCAACCGAAGGCGGGTCTAGTTTACTTGAGCCCGGCGATCGGACGGCCTCTCGCTCCTCCCTCGACTCACACGAAGCCGTCCAGACCGAAAACAGCCTCCTGAACAAATTCCGAAAAGCCGCCGCCAACATAGTTAAAGGCAGTCTGAACGGTTCGGCACAGTCCGTCAAGGACGTGGTCGAAGAGGAAGTCGTTGAAAGCCAACCAGAAGAACCCGAAACCAAACTAAACAACCACTTCACACCACCCGGAAGTCCGTCAGAATGCCGGATTTTATCCCGATCCGAAAGCGCCGGCGATGCCAACATTATCgataaattacaacaaaacaaaaagaacTGTTCCAGAACCTTGGACTTTAACGGCGAGGAGGAATCCGGGAAACAGTCGCCCGGAAA GGTCTCTCCACGCACTCTTGTCACTCAAAACGATCCTTTGGGAGCGTTCGATCAAGCCCCACCTCCCAAAACTAGCATAACTCCGCCCCCCGAGCCGGTCCAGTCCAATCAAAATCTCCTACTTACCGACGATCCTGTTTTGTTCAAGTCAACGGTACACCGATCGGCCACGTTCGAAGGCAGCCCGCCAGCCCAAAGTAAGATACACAGATCTGAAACTGTACCAGCGGCGACAGTAGCTTCCAGCTTGGCGAGTCTCGGGTCCAGCTTTAAGCTGGGATTCAG ccGCTATTCACCATCACGCCTCTCGCTGCGCAAAGCCGATCTCAAGGTGCCCCAGCAACTGTTCGAAAACGCAATAAATAATCTCAG CCCCAGCAGTTTGACAGGTAAGAAACCGAACGAACTAATCCAAGGTGGTATTAGTTCCATAAAATCGGCCGCCAACACGATGGTGAAAAAACTGGACGAAATCAAAGAGGCCATGTCGACGTCGGCGCATAACACGCCGGTTAAAACCGCACAAACCGATCGGTTAGCGGCTGGCGATGCTGACATTGCCGAGTGCGAGTCAAACGATGGGAGTGACGGAGGGGAGAGGCACAGGAGGGTTTCGGCAGAGTTGGGGAGTTACAGGGGGAGTTACACGAACTTGAAAGACTCAGACGAGCCGTTACCCGAAAGTTTATTTCCTCCTCCCTCTGAAGAGAAGCAAG ATTGCGAATTGGAAATCACAATGAATTCGTGTTCGCAATGCCACAACTGTTTGTCTCTTCTATACGATGAAGACATCATGGCCAATTGGTTTGCCGAGGATTCAAATTTAAACACGAATTGTCAATCGTGCGGCAAACCCACCGTTCCATTGTTAACAACAATGATAACAGGGAAGAATATCCCACCTTGTGACGCGTTCAGTGTCCCTTATTTGAACCCGCTTGTGTTGCGAAAAGAATTGGAGAATATTCTGACACAAGAGGGTGACCTCAGCTTAGCCGATGCTAAGTTCGTAGACGAGCATCCAATCATTTATTGGAATCTGGTGTGGGCTTTTGAACGTATCAACGTCCAAACACATTTACCCAACCTTTATTTGAAGACACGAACGGAGGAAACTAGTGAGAAGAAAGACAAAAGTGAGAATAGTAGTGAAGAAGTTGGAGTTATGCAACCGGTGGAGGAAGGGACCGACCCTCTGACTCAAGAACTGGCGGCTTTGG agcAATTGGCAGCGCAGGTGTGCGTTCGATGCCTGTGGGATGACCCGAGACTGTACAGCGAGCGCCCGCCAATGTACACGTTTTGGAGGTTGCGGGACGCGTCTcaaatcaataaaaacatCGTAACGAAATC GTTTATGCAGAAAGTGATCGTCAGTATTCGGCTCAACGACCTGGCGGAGCCTTTGAAGAACTTGGCGTCGGAGCGTGAGTCACACGGTCCGCATCAGGGGAAAAACCGGATTTCGATTTATCGCGACATCTTGTTTCTGGCGTGTAAAGCGCTGGGGAGGAGTCATATCGACTTGAATGCGTTTGATAAACAATACAGTGCGGCTTATTATCGTGCGACTGAAAGGAATAATAGACAGTTTGAGCCCCAAGATAAACCTCTGAGTACGATCGCGTTGTATTGCCGTCAATACTTCCGCCCACTATCTTTGCCTTGA
- the Crag gene encoding DENN domain-containing protein Crag isoform X1, translating to MDEKRVADYFVVAGLPDDPEPLDETTLSEGGNLKASHGQAPITDISVIFPGLGEKPPPGWCVVMKTPSGLVADLNHGSLRTNECHLCYKRGRDKPPLVDIGVMYDGKEWLMPDAEVVKESVGKHIANVNNSTSQTFITYRRGHPTMPCNALVVTDVCVVIASKGESPPHAFCCINKNLNKGIVGSDVFLCYKKSMNRAKLLTYKPSVLSRYPMSDLPNFPFPNSVPLFCLPMGATLELWPKEATRPKPVFSTFVLTVSDAKYKVYGSAVTFYEKFPLQDLSDEQRELLGYTENSDFVLNMNKSICLLSHWPFSDAFETWLLFLHNMVAGGDPQAIPVERYIVQLLDEVPFPSPRTLLELSDQNDKQTNKVIMTQPEDLPLPRSAAGFRHLLLNLGPENCLQVLLLALTEQKILIHSLRPDTLTAVAEAVSSFLFPFKWQCPYIPLCPLGLVEVLHAPLPFLIGVDSRFFDLYDPPPDVSCIDLDTNIITVAESQRQLLNIKLLPKKPAKSLKSALDYLYYQIRNNSSNVEGSSGDNIESEFRKKEKEQAQELEIQEAFLRFMALTLKGYRSYLLPITRAPTVGTTDPQALFQLTDFLKSRDKTHHRFFTLMMRTQMFIRFIEERSFVADGDQGLAFFDECSEKLSYEEGDIRLIEPDALHKSDRTIFVLPPEPNSDNPHVYTNFTLDPGLLSGKKRNHLPSLYQAVIPGSPMARRTKHEIKSAQKLARKCQSSPDLWARLLCGTCHTLYFMVLPSMLSLNAGKEKAILQQAYELLVRATQQRLACDEVCYRLMMQLCGEHSRPLLAVKLLVIMKKFGIQPNALTYGLYNRCVLEAEWPAYSGSSQLLWNKLRNVVMGAAHFRWAAKQKARKLSASTEGGSSLLEPGDRTASRSSLDSHEAVQTENSLLNKFRKAAANIVKGSLNGSAQSVKDVVEEEVVESQPEEPETKLNNHFTPPGSPSECRILSRSESAGDANIIDKLQQNKKNCSRTLDFNGEEESGKQSPGKVSPRTLVTQNDPLGAFDQAPPPKTSITPPPEPVQSNQNLLLTDDPVLFKSTVHRSATFEGSPPAQSKIHRSETVPAATVASSLASLGSSFKLGFSRYSPSRLSLRKADLKVPQQLFENAINNLSPSSLTGKKPNELIQGGISSIKSAANTMVKKLDEIKEAMSTSAHNTPVKTAQTDRLAAGDADIAECESNDGSDGGERHRRVSAELGSYRGSYTNLKDSDEPLPESLFPPPSEEKQDCELEITMNSCSQCHNCLSLLYDEDIMANWFAEDSNLNTNCQSCGKPTVPLLTTMITGKNIPPCDAFSVPYLNPLVLRKELENILTQEGDLSLADAKFVDEHPIIYWNLVWAFERINVQTHLPNLYLKTRTEETSEKKDKSENSSEEVGVMQPVEEGTDPLTQELAALADKEEGQQLAAQVCVRCLWDDPRLYSERPPMYTFWRLRDASQINKNIVTKSFMQKVIVSIRLNDLAEPLKNLASERESHGPHQGKNRISIYRDILFLACKALGRSHIDLNAFDKQYSAAYYRATERNNRQFEPQDKPLSTIALYCRQYFRPLSLP from the exons ATGGACGAGAAGCGAGTTGCCGATTATTTTGTGGTGGCGGGACTGCCTGACGACCCTGAGCCCTTGGACGAGACAACTCTGTCCGAAGGGGGCAACCTCAAGGCGAGCCATGGCCAGGCCCCCATTACCGACATTAGCGTCATTTTCCCCGGTTTGGGCGAAAAGCCACCCCCGGGGTGGTGCGTCGTTATGAAGACACCATCAGGGCTTGTGGCTGATCTCAATCATGGTAGTTTAAGGACGAATGAGTGCCACTTGTGTTACAAGAGGGGTCGCGACAAGCCCCCTTTAGTCGACATTG GTGTGATGTATGACGGCAAAGAATGGCTCATGCCGGACGCTGAGGTCGTCAAAGAAAGCGTTGGCAAACACATAGCCAACGTGAACAATTCGACGTCCCAAACGTTCATCACGTACAGAAGGGGACACCCGACCATGCCTTGCAATGCTCTTGTGGTGACTGATGTTTGTGTTGTGATTGCTAGTAAAGGTGAATCTCCACCGCACGCGTTTTGTTGCATcaacaaaaacttaaataaggGAATCGTGGGCAGCGACGTGTTcctttgttacaaaaaatcgaTGAACAGAGCCAAGCTGTTGACTTACAAACCTTCCGTCTTGTCCAG GTACCCCATGTCCGACCTCCCAAACTTTCCGTTTCCAAATTCCgtgcctttattttgtctcCCAATGGGTGCAACGTTGGAACTGTGGCCAAAAGAAGCGACCCGACCAAAGCCAGTATTTAGCACTTTCGTTCTAACAGTATCTGATGCAAAATACAAAGTTTACGGCTCTGCTGTGACATTTTACGAGAAATTTCCACTTCAAGACCTCAGCGACGAGCAGAGGGAACTTTTAGGCTACACCGAAAATTccgattttgttttaaatatgaaCAAAAGTATCTGTCTTTTGTCGCACTGGCCGTTTAGCGATGCTTTTGAGACGTGGCTTTTGTTTTTACAC AACATGGTGGCTGGTGGGGACCCCCAAGCGATCCCTGTGGAGCGCTACATCGTCCAGTTGTTGGACGAAGTCCCGTTTCCATCACCGCGAACTCTACTCGAACTTTCAGATCAAAATGACAAGCAGACAAATAAAGTGATAATGACGCAACCGGAAGATTTGCCTTTGCCACGAAGTGCGGCCGGTTTCAGACACCTCTTGCTTAATCTAGGTCCGGAGAATTGCCTCCAAGTCCTACTTTTAGCACTgactgaacaaaaaattctcataCACTCCCTCCGACCCGACACACTAACGGCAGTAGCTGAGGCCGTCTCGTCCTTTCTTTTCCCCTTCAAGTGGCAGTGCCCTTACATCCCGCTCTGTCCGCTAG GGTTGGTTGAGGTGCTTCACGCCCCTTTGCCGTTTCTGATCGGGGTCGATTCGCGTTTTTTCGACTTGTATGACCCACCACCGGACGTGAGCTGTATCGATTTAGACACGAATATTATAACAGTAGCGGAGTCGCAAAGACAACTtttgaatattaaattattgccGAAGAAGCCGGCGAAAAGTTTGAAATCGGCCCTTGATTATCTCTACTACCAGATCAGGAATAACAGTTCAAATGTCGAGGGAAGTTCCGGTGATAACATCGAGAGCGAGTTTCGCAAAAAAGAGAAAGAACAAGCGCAAGAACTCGAGATTCAGGAGGCGTTTTTACGGTTCATGGCCTTGACGTTGAAGGGCTACCGCTCGTACCTTTTACCCATAACTCGGGCTCCGACTGTTGGCACCACAGACCCACAAGCTCTCTTCCAACTCACCGATTTTCTCAAAAGTCGCGACAAAACCCACCACCGATTTTTCACACTAATGATGCGAACGCAAATGTTTATTCGTTTCATCGAAGAGAGGAGTTTCGTGGCTGATGGCGATCAAGGACTCGCTTTTTTCGACGAATGCAGCGAGAAGTTGAGTTACGAAGAAGGCGACATTCGGTTAATCGAACCGGACGCGTTGCATAAAAGCGACCGGACGATTTTTGTGCTACCGCCCGAACCAAATTCCGATAACCCACACGTTTATACGAATTTTACGCTAGATCCCGGACTTTTATCCGGGAAAAAACGCAATCATTTACCGTCGCTTTACCAAGCGGTGATTCCCGGGTCGCCAATGGCTAGGAGAACCAAGCACGAGATCAAGTCGGCACAAAAACTTGCAAG GAAGTGCCAAAGTTCGCCGGATTTGTGGGCGAGACTGTTATGTGGCACTTGCCATACTTTGTATTTTATGGTTTTGCCAAGTATGTTGTCGCTGAATGCCGGCAAAGAGAAAGCCATACTTCAGCAAGCCTACGAATTGCTCGTCCGAGCTACTCAACAAAGACTAGCATGCGACGAGGTTTGTTATAGGCTGATGATGCAGCTGTGTGGCGAACACTCCAGACCGCTATTGGCTGTGAAGCTGCTAGTGATTATGAAGAAGTTTGGGATACAGCCAAACGCTCTGACTTATGG TTTGTATAACCGGTGCGTGTTGGAGGCCGAGTGGCCGGCGTACTCCGGTTCTAGTCAACTTCTTTGGAACAAGCTCCGCAATGTCGTAATGGGCGCGGCCCATTTTCGCTGGGCGGCGAAACAGAAAGCTCGTAAATTGTCGGCTTCAACCGAAGGCGGGTCTAGTTTACTTGAGCCCGGCGATCGGACGGCCTCTCGCTCCTCCCTCGACTCACACGAAGCCGTCCAGACCGAAAACAGCCTCCTGAACAAATTCCGAAAAGCCGCCGCCAACATAGTTAAAGGCAGTCTGAACGGTTCGGCACAGTCCGTCAAGGACGTGGTCGAAGAGGAAGTCGTTGAAAGCCAACCAGAAGAACCCGAAACCAAACTAAACAACCACTTCACACCACCCGGAAGTCCGTCAGAATGCCGGATTTTATCCCGATCCGAAAGCGCCGGCGATGCCAACATTATCgataaattacaacaaaacaaaaagaacTGTTCCAGAACCTTGGACTTTAACGGCGAGGAGGAATCCGGGAAACAGTCGCCCGGAAA GGTCTCTCCACGCACTCTTGTCACTCAAAACGATCCTTTGGGAGCGTTCGATCAAGCCCCACCTCCCAAAACTAGCATAACTCCGCCCCCCGAGCCGGTCCAGTCCAATCAAAATCTCCTACTTACCGACGATCCTGTTTTGTTCAAGTCAACGGTACACCGATCGGCCACGTTCGAAGGCAGCCCGCCAGCCCAAAGTAAGATACACAGATCTGAAACTGTACCAGCGGCGACAGTAGCTTCCAGCTTGGCGAGTCTCGGGTCCAGCTTTAAGCTGGGATTCAG ccGCTATTCACCATCACGCCTCTCGCTGCGCAAAGCCGATCTCAAGGTGCCCCAGCAACTGTTCGAAAACGCAATAAATAATCTCAG CCCCAGCAGTTTGACAGGTAAGAAACCGAACGAACTAATCCAAGGTGGTATTAGTTCCATAAAATCGGCCGCCAACACGATGGTGAAAAAACTGGACGAAATCAAAGAGGCCATGTCGACGTCGGCGCATAACACGCCGGTTAAAACCGCACAAACCGATCGGTTAGCGGCTGGCGATGCTGACATTGCCGAGTGCGAGTCAAACGATGGGAGTGACGGAGGGGAGAGGCACAGGAGGGTTTCGGCAGAGTTGGGGAGTTACAGGGGGAGTTACACGAACTTGAAAGACTCAGACGAGCCGTTACCCGAAAGTTTATTTCCTCCTCCCTCTGAAGAGAAGCAAG ATTGCGAATTGGAAATCACAATGAATTCGTGTTCGCAATGCCACAACTGTTTGTCTCTTCTATACGATGAAGACATCATGGCCAATTGGTTTGCCGAGGATTCAAATTTAAACACGAATTGTCAATCGTGCGGCAAACCCACCGTTCCATTGTTAACAACAATGATAACAGGGAAGAATATCCCACCTTGTGACGCGTTCAGTGTCCCTTATTTGAACCCGCTTGTGTTGCGAAAAGAATTGGAGAATATTCTGACACAAGAGGGTGACCTCAGCTTAGCCGATGCTAAGTTCGTAGACGAGCATCCAATCATTTATTGGAATCTGGTGTGGGCTTTTGAACGTATCAACGTCCAAACACATTTACCCAACCTTTATTTGAAGACACGAACGGAGGAAACTAGTGAGAAGAAAGACAAAAGTGAGAATAGTAGTGAAGAAGTTGGAGTTATGCAACCGGTGGAGGAAGGGACCGACCCTCTGACTCAAGAACTGGCGGCTTTGG CTGACAAAGAGGAGGGAC agcAATTGGCAGCGCAGGTGTGCGTTCGATGCCTGTGGGATGACCCGAGACTGTACAGCGAGCGCCCGCCAATGTACACGTTTTGGAGGTTGCGGGACGCGTCTcaaatcaataaaaacatCGTAACGAAATC GTTTATGCAGAAAGTGATCGTCAGTATTCGGCTCAACGACCTGGCGGAGCCTTTGAAGAACTTGGCGTCGGAGCGTGAGTCACACGGTCCGCATCAGGGGAAAAACCGGATTTCGATTTATCGCGACATCTTGTTTCTGGCGTGTAAAGCGCTGGGGAGGAGTCATATCGACTTGAATGCGTTTGATAAACAATACAGTGCGGCTTATTATCGTGCGACTGAAAGGAATAATAGACAGTTTGAGCCCCAAGATAAACCTCTGAGTACGATCGCGTTGTATTGCCGTCAATACTTCCGCCCACTATCTTTGCCTTGA